The segment GAGAGTGGAAATGCACAGCAACCTGGAAGGTATCACACAGTTTctttcatgtattttgaattcAGCTAATCACAATCTAGGGTTAAGATGATACTGTAATTAGCTTATTCGATGCATATTACATAAATGAGATGCGGTTTGATATAAGTCTTCTTAGTCGTCATACATTGTACCTCGATAAAAGCATGAAAAAAGGATAGATATACTTATTTGTAGATGTGTTACCACATGTCAATAGTGTTTCCATTGTATTTCAAATGAGCATTGCACAATGTAcaaattactttgttttactTGTGCTGCTGGTCATTGAAGTGCAGCTTCTAATAACATTTTGTCATATTTGTTAATTCCTCTGCTTTATGCAGAAGTCTACCGCTTTTTAACTCTGTCTGCCGCTTTTATTAGAAAATCTACcgctttttcttcaaaatacgtGAGTTGATAGATAATCATTTTGAAGAAAAGCTTTTGTGGTCCATAAATCTTGTCAGGTTTGAAATCAGCACGTGACTTGAATCTGGGGcatataaaagtttttttcagtCACTTAAATGATAAGTTTTCAAGCATGTGTTTTACATTGAACGATGAAAGAAGCCACCTAAACTGATTACATTAGTTAAGACATGACAATGTTATCCTTGCCAAGGAAAGAGAAACATTGCTATTCCAAACAATGACTGAAGATATCTTTTAACTTGGCCACAACAGTAAACTTGACTTGCATTTTATTGCAACGCTGCATGATTTGTGATAAGCATGTAAACATCGTCATTAGATTATACATTTACTACTAGTTCTTACTTCTCTTTTTCGTTATTTTTCAgcaacttaattttttttttatgaaacaatGACAATTAATTGTTAAAGTCTCTAagtataaagattttctcttaaaaaaaaataaatagcttAATCAATTTGACGGTAATTAAATACTTGCaaactttttttgcatgtgtTGATACTGCTAAATTTTTAAAGTCTTTTAGATTATAGTTAATATTCCTAATTTGGTCTTATCAGAAATCCTatctacataattatataatacataaaaatacatgtatatactttaaaatgtaCGTGAAAAAGGCCGTGCGCAATGCTACCACTTTTGGGCTCTAAATCTACCTCTTTTTCATCACTGGAGGTTAACATGTatgattttgtattgatagaatcatttttaacaaatttatgtatccttgaaactaaTGATCACAAAAACCATGAAAATTGATGCCCAAGAATAATATTGAAACCATTGTAAGCTTTCTACACAAGATTCTGCATCTTCCTTCCCACTCTATTACACAACCTAtagataaattttttaaaaagttttttttatctgcaaaAGAAGAAAAACCTAATCATCTTCCTTTGTTTCTCAGACACACAGTGGATCAGTGTTCAGAGTTACGTGGGCCCACCCAGAGTTCGGACAGGTCCTGGCCACCTGTTCGTTTGACAGACAAGCAGCTGTTTGGGAGGAGAGTTTTGGGGACGTAGGAAGGGAGGGGGTGAAGAGTAATTGGATCAAAAAGAGTATTTTAGTGGACAGTCGAACAGCTGTAACTGATGTCAAATTTGCACCAAAACATCTAGGTCTACAGTTGGTCAgtaaataatctctctctctctctctctctctctctctctctctctctctctctctctctcattgcaTTTGACGGTTTTGATATTTGTGTTgatttctatttttgtttttaacgaCAGGCAATTTGCTGTTCCGATGGAATGGTTCGAATTTATGAATGTCCCGACGTTATGAACATCAGTCAATGGTCTCTACAACATGACATACAGACAAAGTTCAAGTGCAGCTGTCTCAGTTGGAACTCCTCAAGGTACAAGTTAAACTTTTCTACAAAACAAATATGGTACAATATGAACTTTTCTTCTCTATAATTGATATAGAGATGctttgaaaataacaaataattttatgaggGGTATGGACCCCAGCTTCACagatgttaatacatgtagtgcaaACTTTCatcaagaaattttaaaatatgtaagttGATAATATTGTGTTAAAAGATATTGGCAGGAAGGTTTGTATTGCAATATACTGCTGTATGTTTAAGGTACTTTACTACActgagacttatacttttttagacactatgtcacaagatggcgatttaaatgttttgttaaactgtttgtatcaatcgattcagatgtatatcataatagctcagtggttaaagtaccAGGCTTGTGAActgcaggtcatgagttcgaatccgctgGGGcctttgttcatgtttactgaatgaaatttttgaaaatatcattttttatctaaaattgcacatttttttgcctatttgacacagatacttcttatccatcatgctatctatcataatcaagtaattttctgctgatttgagaaactatttcaaggtgtagtgagacACCTTAAATGTATtgcaatatttttgatttaaaaaaaataataacatctTCCTTtcctattttatttatttatttttatacagaatgtacatatatgttattTATAACTTAGAAAAATTCTTGTTGATTTCATTATAGTTCtacatcaattttaaaatacatttatttaacagCTTTTGGCTATTGgtacaataaattaattattaagaTTGTTTGCATACTGAGAAAATAGATAGgtataatatttctttgtatttattttctaaTCATTTGGAAAAGCATGCACTGTGCTACTAGAGACAATACTATGTTATTATATACCAGTAAGCATTTTGTAACCTTAGATCTGATTGTAACATTAAACCCAATTTCTGACAGAAAGAATAGAaactttttatcaaaaacaaaaagatcatcaatttttgatttaatttttgtgtTACGTAAACAGGATGCACCCCCCGATGATTGCAGTAGGGAGTGACGATAACAATCCGTCAGGGGGAGGAAAATGTCAAGTGTTTGAGTACAATGATAGCACAAGGTGGGTGTTTAtgaatcaaaaagaaaaaaaacacacactGTGAAGTCTTGTATTTCTTTGTTCCCAATTTTTATAGATTgcaaggttgttttttttaactaatttaTGGACATGAAATTTTGTGGatgaataagttttttttaaaaattataaggAGATTAAGTTTCATCATTTGCCAAggattaatatttgatattcatgGGTGAATCCCAAGAAAACTGAGCCATGAATATTTATTGTTGCCATTTCTACCGAATATATAACATGTAATTACACAGTCAGTGGAGCCTAACAtgcaatttatgtccaaaaaaagaaagtttgcTTGTATTTACCCCCAGTATGTAAATACCTGTATATCACACAGATAAATTTCACACAAAGTAAATTTTATGTACCGTATTCAAATGTAGTTTGGCTTTGTAAACCTACATATTATTAAAGATGATTATGGTTGACCAAAACAAGTAGTTctataaaaaaacattaataacCCCATTAAGCAACTATAACATAATCTATTACACGTACTTAATCTAGTAGATGAACTTCTCAGTGTAGAAGTGAATATTTCAGACCAATGATGTATGAAATTATGTCAACTTTTTTCAGGAAATGGACAAAAGTAGAGACAATAGTAGCAGTCACAGACCCAGTACACGATGTGGCGTTTGCACCAAACCTCGGCAGATCCTATCATT is part of the Magallana gigas chromosome 3, xbMagGiga1.1, whole genome shotgun sequence genome and harbors:
- the LOC105328593 gene encoding nucleoporin SEH1 isoform X1, which gives rise to MFVTKQIESEHKDLIHDVSFDFYGKRMASCSSDQSVKVWDLGEDGEWKCTATWKTHSGSVFRVTWAHPEFGQVLATCSFDRQAAVWEESFGDVGREGVKSNWIKKSILVDSRTAVTDVKFAPKHLGLQLAICCSDGMVRIYECPDVMNISQWSLQHDIQTKFKCSCLSWNSSRMHPPMIAVGSDDNNPSGGGKCQVFEYNDSTRKWTKVETIVAVTDPVHDVAFAPNLGRSYHLLAIASKELKIISLTPLGRDSAIGNQSVVSRFEMKQVASFADHESPVWRVSWNVTGTVLSSSGDDGCVRLWKANYLGRWKGISILKGDASQTRQDRNFSANPSQNPAGAVSQQSNEELVRMNIKRNSGWPSFNTKKDQGKTYY
- the LOC105328593 gene encoding nucleoporin SEH1 isoform X2, encoding MFVTKQIESEHKDLIHDVSFDFYGKRMASCSSDQSVKVWDLGEDGEWKCTATWKTHSGSVFRVTWAHPEFGQVLATCSFDRQAAVWEESFGDVGREGVKSNWIKKSILVDSRTAVTDVKFAPKHLGLQLAICCSDGMVRIYECPDVMNISQWSLQHDIQTKFKCSCLSWNSSRMHPPMIAVGSDDNNPSGGGKCQVFEYNDSTRKWTKVETIVAVTDPVHDVAFAPNLGRSYHLLAIASKELKIISLTPLGRDSAIGNQSVVSRFEMKQVASFADHESPVWRVSWNVTGTVLSSSGDDGCVRLWKANYLGRWKGISILKGDASQTRQDRNFSANPSQNPAGAVRTTFPTSTRLGTKHP